Proteins found in one Bacillus subtilis subsp. subtilis str. 168 genomic segment:
- the etfA gene encoding electron transfer flavoprotein (alpha subunit) (Evidence 1a: Function from experimental evidences in the studied strain; PubMedId: 17189250, 20059546, 21398533; Product type e: enzyme) produces MGKKVIVLGEIRDGELRNVTFEAIAAGRTISGDGEVIGVLIGENVQSIAQELIHYGADKVLTAEDPKLKTYTADGYSQVMRGVIEQENPDSVIFGHTAMGKDLSPKLAARLQTGLISDAIDVSVTGGNVVFTRPIYSGKAFERVISTDPMIFATIRPNNIQASEKDTSRSGSIESIDVSLTDLRTVIQEVVKKTADGVDLSEAKIIVAGGRGVKSKEGFQPLQELAEVLGAAVGASRGACDADYCDYALQIGQTGKVVTPDLYIACGISGAIQHLAGMSNSKVIVAINKDPEADIFKIADYGIVGDLFEVVPLLTEEFKQLNIHS; encoded by the coding sequence ATGGGAAAAAAAGTGATCGTGCTTGGAGAAATACGCGATGGGGAATTGCGAAATGTCACCTTTGAAGCAATAGCTGCAGGAAGAACCATTTCAGGAGATGGGGAAGTCATCGGTGTTCTCATCGGTGAAAATGTACAAAGCATTGCACAAGAGCTTATTCATTACGGAGCAGATAAAGTTCTTACCGCTGAGGACCCGAAGCTGAAAACATACACGGCAGACGGGTACAGCCAGGTCATGAGAGGTGTTATCGAGCAAGAAAATCCTGATTCAGTCATCTTCGGGCATACGGCAATGGGCAAGGATCTTTCACCGAAGCTTGCTGCCCGTCTGCAAACAGGCTTAATTTCTGATGCTATAGATGTAAGCGTTACCGGAGGGAATGTTGTGTTCACACGGCCGATTTACTCGGGGAAAGCTTTTGAACGCGTCATTTCAACCGATCCGATGATCTTTGCAACAATTCGCCCCAATAACATTCAAGCTTCAGAAAAAGACACCAGCAGATCGGGGAGCATCGAAAGCATTGATGTTTCTCTTACTGACCTCCGCACTGTTATCCAAGAGGTCGTGAAAAAAACGGCGGACGGTGTTGATCTCTCCGAAGCGAAAATTATCGTTGCGGGCGGCCGAGGAGTCAAAAGCAAGGAAGGATTTCAGCCGCTGCAGGAGCTTGCAGAGGTGCTAGGGGCCGCAGTCGGGGCTTCTCGCGGGGCATGTGACGCTGATTATTGCGATTATGCTCTCCAAATCGGGCAGACCGGGAAAGTCGTTACTCCGGATTTGTACATTGCATGCGGCATTTCCGGCGCCATCCAGCATTTGGCCGGCATGTCAAACAGCAAGGTGATCGTCGCCATCAATAAAGACCCCGAAGCCGATATCTTTAAAATAGCGGATTACGGCATCGTCGGTGATTTATTTGAAGTTGTCCCGTTATTAACTGAGGAATTCAAACAGCTGAATATACACTCATAA
- the etfB gene encoding electron transfer flavoprotein (beta subunit) (Evidence 1a: Function from experimental evidences in the studied strain; PubMedId: 10026281, 17189250, 21398533; Product type e: enzyme) — MNLFVLMKRTFDTEEKIVIETGKIQDDGAEWIINPYDEYAIEEAIQLKEKHGGTITAVTVGGEEAEKELRTALAMGCDQAVLINIEDDLDEPDQYSISQVLYHYMKDQEFDLILGGNVAIDGGSGQVAPRLAELLDIPCITTITKLEINGTDAEAERDVEGDVEKIKTTLPLLVTAQQGLNEPRYPSLPGIMKAKKKPLEELELDDLDLDEEDAEPKLKTIERFLPPKKEAGKLLQGEPAEQAKELVSLLRSEAKVI, encoded by the coding sequence ATGAATCTATTTGTACTGATGAAACGGACGTTTGACACAGAAGAAAAAATCGTCATTGAAACAGGAAAGATTCAGGATGACGGAGCGGAATGGATCATTAATCCATATGATGAGTACGCGATAGAAGAAGCCATCCAGCTGAAGGAAAAGCATGGCGGCACGATCACCGCTGTCACGGTCGGCGGTGAAGAAGCGGAGAAAGAATTGCGTACGGCGCTTGCCATGGGTTGTGACCAAGCTGTTTTAATCAACATAGAAGATGATCTTGATGAACCCGACCAATATTCCATTTCTCAAGTTTTATACCACTATATGAAGGATCAGGAGTTTGATTTGATTCTCGGCGGAAATGTTGCCATTGACGGAGGATCAGGACAAGTGGCGCCTCGGCTTGCCGAGCTACTGGACATTCCGTGTATCACTACGATCACCAAACTCGAAATCAACGGCACTGATGCAGAAGCAGAAAGGGACGTCGAAGGGGATGTTGAAAAAATCAAAACGACGCTCCCATTGCTTGTCACAGCTCAGCAGGGCTTAAACGAGCCGCGCTATCCATCGCTTCCGGGAATTATGAAGGCTAAGAAAAAGCCGCTTGAAGAGCTTGAACTTGATGATCTTGATCTGGACGAAGAGGATGCTGAACCAAAGCTGAAAACCATTGAACGTTTTCTGCCGCCGAAAAAAGAAGCCGGGAAGCTTCTCCAAGGTGAGCCTGCTGAACAGGCAAAAGAGCTTGTTTCATTGCTCCGCAGCGAAGCTAAAGTCATTTAA
- the fadB gene encoding enoyl-CoA hydratase (Evidence 1a: Function from experimental evidences in the studied strain; PubMedId: 17189250, 21398533; Product type e: enzyme), with the protein MNAISLAVDQFVAVLTIHNPPANALSSRILEELSSCLDQCETDAGVRSIIIHGEGRFFSAGADIKEFTSLKGNEDSSLLAERGQQLMERIESFPKPIIAAIHGAALGGGLELAMACHIRIAAEDAKLGLPELNLGIIPGFAGTQRLPRYVGTAKALELIGSGEPISGKEALDLGLVSIGAKDEAEVIEKAKALAAKFAEKSPQTLASLLELLYSNKVYSYEGSLKLEAKRFGEAFESEDAKEGIQAFLEKRKPQFKGE; encoded by the coding sequence ATGAATGCAATTTCACTTGCGGTTGATCAATTTGTGGCAGTCTTGACGATTCACAATCCGCCGGCAAACGCGCTTTCAAGCCGGATATTAGAAGAGCTGTCTTCCTGTCTTGATCAATGTGAGACAGATGCAGGCGTACGAAGCATTATCATTCACGGCGAGGGAAGATTTTTCTCAGCCGGCGCTGATATTAAAGAATTTACATCGCTTAAAGGCAATGAGGATTCCTCATTGCTCGCTGAGCGCGGCCAGCAGTTAATGGAGAGAATCGAAAGTTTTCCAAAACCGATTATCGCAGCGATTCACGGCGCTGCTCTCGGAGGCGGGCTGGAGCTTGCAATGGCCTGTCACATCAGAATCGCGGCAGAAGATGCTAAGCTGGGGCTCCCGGAGCTTAATCTCGGTATCATTCCAGGTTTTGCGGGGACACAGCGCCTTCCGAGATATGTCGGTACAGCCAAAGCACTGGAGCTCATCGGATCAGGAGAACCGATATCCGGAAAAGAAGCGCTTGATCTCGGACTTGTCTCAATTGGAGCGAAAGATGAGGCAGAAGTGATTGAAAAAGCAAAAGCACTTGCCGCTAAGTTTGCAGAGAAAAGCCCGCAAACGCTGGCATCTTTGCTTGAACTTCTTTATTCCAACAAGGTGTATTCCTATGAAGGCAGCTTAAAGCTTGAAGCAAAGCGATTTGGGGAAGCATTTGAGTCAGAGGACGCCAAGGAAGGCATCCAGGCATTTCTCGAAAAAAGAAAGCCTCAGTTCAAAGGCGAATAA
- the fadR gene encoding transcriptional regulator of fatty acids degradation [FadR-long-chain (C14-C20) acyl-CoAs] (Evidence 1a: Function from experimental evidences in the studied strain; PubMedId: 17189250, 18941141, 21398533, 24356978; Product type r: regulator), whose product MKQKRPKYMQIIDAAVEVIAENGYHQSQVSKIAKQAGVADGTIYLYFKNKEDILISLFKEKMGQFIERMEEDIKEKATAKEKLALVISKHFSLLAGDHNLAIVTQLELRQSNLELRQKINEILKGYLNILDGILTEGIQSGEIKEGLDVRLARQMIFGTIDETVTTWVMNDQKYDLVALSNSVLELLVSGIHNK is encoded by the coding sequence TTGAAGCAAAAACGGCCAAAGTATATGCAGATTATTGATGCAGCAGTAGAAGTCATTGCAGAAAACGGCTACCACCAGTCACAGGTATCCAAAATTGCCAAACAAGCCGGGGTAGCGGACGGCACCATCTATCTCTATTTTAAAAACAAAGAAGATATTTTAATTTCTCTTTTCAAAGAAAAAATGGGTCAATTTATTGAGCGGATGGAAGAGGACATTAAAGAAAAAGCAACAGCGAAAGAGAAATTGGCGCTTGTGATTTCAAAGCATTTTTCCCTTTTAGCGGGTGACCATAATCTCGCCATTGTCACGCAGCTTGAGCTCCGCCAATCCAACTTGGAGCTGCGCCAAAAAATCAACGAAATATTAAAAGGCTACTTAAATATTTTGGATGGCATTTTGACGGAAGGTATACAATCAGGCGAAATAAAAGAAGGCCTCGATGTCCGCCTCGCCCGGCAGATGATTTTTGGAACGATTGACGAAACTGTGACAACTTGGGTGATGAATGACCAAAAGTACGATCTCGTTGCGCTTTCAAACAGCGTTTTAGAATTATTGGTATCCGGAATTCACAATAAGTAA
- the lcfA gene encoding long chain acyl-CoA ligase (degradative) (Evidence 1a: Function from experimental evidences in the studied strain; PubMedId: 17085570, 17189250, 21398533, 21673922; Product type e: enzyme), whose product MQSQKPWLAEYPNDIPHELPLPNKTLQSILTDSAARFPDKTAISFYGKKLTFHDILTDALKLAAFLQCNGLQKGDRVAVMLPNCPQTVISYYGVLFAGGIVVQTNPLYTEHELEYQLRDAQVSVIITLDLLFPKAIKMKTLSIVDQILITSVKDYLPFPKNILYPLTQKQKVHIDFDKTANIHTFASCMKQEKTELLTIPKIDPEHDIAVLQYTGGTTGAPKGVMLTHQNILANTEMCAAWMYDVKEGAEKVLGIVPFFHVYGLTAVMNYSIKLGFEMILLPKFDPLETLKIIDKHKPTLFPGAPTIYIGLLHHPELQHYDLSSIKSCLSGSAALPVEVKQKFEKVTGGKLVEGYGLSEASPVTHANFIWGKNKPGSIGCPWPSTDAAIYSEETGELAAPYEHGEIIVKGPQVMKGYWNKPEETAAVLRDGWLFTGDMGYMDEEGFFYIADRKKDIIIAGGYNIYPREVEEALYEHEAIQEIVVAGVPDSYRGETVKAFVVLKKGAKADTEELDAFARSRLAPYKVPKAYEFRKELPKTAVGKILRRRLLEEETENHHIK is encoded by the coding sequence ATGCAGTCTCAAAAGCCGTGGCTTGCCGAGTATCCCAACGATATCCCGCATGAGCTTCCGTTGCCGAATAAAACCCTGCAATCCATCCTGACAGACTCCGCCGCACGATTCCCTGATAAAACCGCAATATCGTTTTATGGAAAAAAACTCACCTTTCATGACATTCTGACGGATGCTCTTAAACTTGCAGCTTTTTTGCAGTGCAATGGCCTGCAAAAAGGAGACAGAGTGGCTGTTATGCTGCCCAATTGCCCGCAAACAGTGATTTCTTATTATGGCGTCTTGTTTGCCGGTGGCATCGTGGTGCAGACGAATCCGCTTTATACCGAGCATGAGCTTGAATACCAGCTTAGAGATGCTCAGGTAAGTGTAATCATCACCTTAGATTTGCTTTTCCCGAAGGCAATAAAAATGAAAACGTTATCAATAGTCGACCAGATTTTGATAACCAGTGTAAAAGACTATTTGCCTTTTCCGAAAAATATTCTTTACCCGCTGACGCAAAAACAAAAAGTGCATATCGACTTTGACAAAACAGCTAACATTCACACGTTCGCTTCCTGTATGAAGCAGGAAAAAACTGAACTCCTGACAATCCCGAAGATCGATCCTGAGCATGATATCGCTGTCCTCCAGTATACCGGAGGAACAACCGGAGCTCCAAAAGGGGTCATGCTCACGCACCAAAATATTTTGGCAAATACTGAAATGTGCGCCGCTTGGATGTATGACGTGAAAGAAGGCGCTGAAAAAGTGCTGGGCATCGTTCCATTTTTTCATGTCTACGGACTGACGGCAGTCATGAACTATTCGATTAAACTAGGCTTCGAAATGATTCTTCTTCCTAAGTTTGATCCGCTCGAAACACTTAAAATCATCGACAAACACAAACCGACGCTCTTTCCTGGCGCACCGACAATTTACATTGGCCTTTTGCATCACCCTGAATTGCAGCATTATGATCTGTCATCCATTAAAAGCTGTCTTAGCGGATCAGCCGCGCTCCCCGTGGAGGTAAAGCAGAAATTTGAAAAGGTGACTGGTGGAAAGCTTGTGGAAGGCTATGGTTTGTCTGAGGCATCCCCAGTGACGCACGCCAACTTTATCTGGGGAAAAAACAAGCCGGGCAGTATCGGCTGTCCTTGGCCGAGTACGGACGCTGCGATCTATTCTGAAGAGACGGGTGAGCTTGCCGCTCCGTATGAGCATGGAGAAATCATTGTAAAAGGTCCGCAAGTCATGAAAGGATACTGGAATAAACCAGAGGAAACCGCCGCAGTGCTGAGAGATGGCTGGCTGTTCACCGGGGACATGGGCTATATGGATGAAGAAGGCTTTTTCTATATTGCTGACAGGAAGAAGGATATCATCATTGCCGGCGGTTACAATATTTACCCGCGTGAGGTAGAAGAAGCGCTTTATGAACATGAAGCCATCCAGGAAATTGTTGTCGCAGGCGTTCCCGATTCCTACAGGGGAGAAACAGTAAAAGCATTTGTCGTATTAAAGAAAGGCGCAAAAGCCGATACAGAAGAACTGGACGCTTTTGCGAGATCACGTCTAGCTCCCTATAAGGTGCCCAAAGCCTATGAGTTCAGAAAGGAGCTGCCGAAAACGGCGGTGGGAAAAATTTTAAGAAGGCGTTTACTTGAAGAAGAAACCGAAAATCATCATATCAAATAA
- the yshE gene encoding putative integral inner membrane protein (Evidence 3: Putative function from multiple computational evidences; PubMedId: 15849754, 16850406; Product type m: membrane component), whose amino-acid sequence MSDFWENELVEIAAYYSVAVLCLVLFLTVFELVTAYKNWEEIQKGNLAVAMATGGKILGIANVFQHSISQHNSLLQMIGWGVYGFVMLLISYFIFEFLTPRFKIDQEIENDNRAVGFISFVISVGLSFVVAAGI is encoded by the coding sequence ATGAGTGATTTTTGGGAAAACGAGCTTGTGGAAATCGCGGCATATTACAGTGTCGCGGTTCTCTGCCTCGTCCTCTTTTTGACTGTGTTTGAGCTGGTGACGGCTTATAAAAACTGGGAAGAGATTCAAAAAGGAAATCTTGCGGTGGCAATGGCGACCGGCGGAAAAATTTTGGGAATCGCAAACGTATTTCAGCATTCCATCTCCCAGCATAATTCGCTGCTGCAAATGATCGGCTGGGGCGTTTACGGGTTTGTTATGCTTCTGATCAGCTACTTTATTTTTGAGTTTTTGACTCCGCGGTTTAAAATTGATCAGGAAATCGAAAATGATAACCGGGCTGTCGGCTTTATTTCATTTGTCATTTCTGTCGGGCTTTCTTTTGTGGTGGCAGCCGGAATATAA
- the mutSB gene encoding homologous recombination factor (Evidence 1a: Function from experimental evidences in the studied strain; PubMedId: 11254128, 12719520, 22333191, 27799325; Product type f: factor) — translation MQQKVLSALEFHKVKEQVIGHAASSLGKEMLLELKPSASIDEIKKQLDEVDEASDIIRLRGQAPFGGLVDIRGALRRAEIGSVLSPSEFTEISGLLYAVKQMKHFITQMAEDGVDIPLIHQHAEQLITLSDLERDINSCIDDHGEVLDHASETLRGIRTQLRTLESRVRDRLESMLRSSSASKMLSDTIVTIRNDRFVIPVKQEYRSSYGGIVHDTSSSGATLFIEPQAIVDMNNSLQQAKVKEKQEIERILRVLTEKTAEYTEELFLDLQVLQTLDFIFAKARYAKAVKATKPIMNDTGFIRLKKARHPLLPPDQVVANDIELGRDFSTIVITGPNTGGKTVTLKTLGLLTLMAQSGLHIPADEGSEAAVFEHVFADIGDEQSIEQSLSTFSSHMVNIVGILEQVNENSLVLFDELGAGTDPQEGAALAMSILDDVHRTNARVLATTHYPELKAYGYNREGVMNASVEFDIETLSPTYKLLIGVPGRSNAFEISKRLGLPDHIIGQAKSEMTAEHNEVDTMIASLEQSKKRAEEELSETESIRKEAEKLHKELQQQIIELNSKKDKMLEEAEQQAAEKVKAAMKEAEDIIHELRTIKEEHKSFKDHELINAKKRLEGAMPAFEKSKKPEKPKTQKRDFKPGDEVKVLTFGQKGTLLEKTGGNEWNVQIGILKMKVKEKDLEFIKSAPEPKKEKMITAVKGKDYHVSLELDLRGERYENALSRVEKYLDDAVLAGYPRVSIIHGKGTGALRKGVQDLLKNHRSVKSSRFGEAGEGGSGVTVVELK, via the coding sequence GTGCAGCAAAAAGTATTATCAGCTCTTGAATTTCATAAAGTGAAAGAACAGGTTATTGGGCATGCCGCTTCATCGCTCGGAAAAGAAATGCTTCTCGAGCTTAAGCCTTCTGCTTCTATAGACGAAATCAAAAAACAGCTGGATGAAGTAGACGAAGCTTCTGACATTATCCGGCTGAGAGGCCAAGCGCCATTTGGCGGCCTTGTAGATATCAGAGGAGCGTTAAGACGGGCGGAAATCGGCAGCGTTCTCAGTCCTTCTGAATTCACTGAAATCTCAGGCCTGCTTTATGCAGTTAAACAAATGAAACATTTTATCACGCAAATGGCTGAAGACGGTGTCGACATTCCGCTGATCCATCAGCATGCTGAACAGCTTATCACGCTGTCCGATTTAGAGCGGGACATTAATTCCTGCATTGATGATCACGGAGAAGTGCTTGATCATGCATCGGAAACATTAAGAGGAATCCGCACACAGCTCAGAACACTCGAATCAAGAGTCAGAGACCGGTTAGAGTCGATGCTGCGTTCCTCTTCCGCATCGAAAATGCTGTCTGATACGATTGTTACGATTCGGAATGACCGCTTTGTGATCCCGGTCAAACAGGAGTACAGATCCAGCTATGGAGGAATTGTGCACGACACCTCATCCTCTGGTGCGACACTATTCATTGAACCGCAGGCGATTGTAGATATGAACAATTCCCTTCAGCAGGCGAAAGTGAAAGAAAAGCAAGAAATTGAACGGATTTTGCGTGTGCTGACAGAGAAAACGGCAGAGTATACAGAGGAGCTATTTCTAGATTTGCAAGTGCTGCAGACGCTTGACTTTATTTTTGCAAAAGCTAGATATGCAAAAGCGGTTAAAGCGACAAAACCGATTATGAACGACACCGGCTTTATCCGTTTGAAAAAAGCCCGCCATCCATTGCTTCCGCCTGATCAGGTTGTTGCCAATGACATCGAGCTTGGCCGCGATTTTTCAACCATTGTCATCACAGGGCCAAACACCGGGGGGAAAACAGTCACCCTTAAAACGTTAGGCCTGCTAACCTTAATGGCGCAGTCAGGTCTTCATATCCCGGCAGATGAAGGGTCAGAAGCGGCAGTATTTGAGCACGTATTCGCTGATATCGGTGATGAACAGTCGATTGAGCAAAGTTTAAGTACGTTCTCATCCCATATGGTGAATATTGTCGGCATTTTAGAACAGGTCAATGAAAACAGCCTTGTGCTTTTCGATGAACTTGGTGCAGGGACAGATCCGCAGGAGGGGGCGGCCCTCGCCATGAGCATCTTGGATGACGTGCATCGCACCAATGCACGAGTGTTAGCTACGACGCATTATCCGGAATTGAAGGCGTACGGCTATAACAGAGAAGGCGTCATGAATGCCAGCGTTGAATTTGACATCGAAACGCTGTCACCGACCTATAAACTTTTAATTGGTGTGCCGGGTCGAAGCAATGCTTTCGAAATTTCAAAACGCCTCGGGCTCCCGGACCATATCATCGGGCAGGCGAAGTCAGAAATGACGGCCGAGCATAACGAAGTCGATACGATGATTGCGTCGCTGGAACAAAGCAAAAAACGTGCGGAAGAAGAGCTTTCTGAGACAGAATCAATCAGAAAAGAAGCGGAAAAACTGCATAAAGAGCTGCAGCAGCAAATCATCGAGCTTAACAGCAAAAAAGACAAAATGCTTGAAGAGGCAGAACAGCAGGCTGCTGAAAAAGTAAAAGCGGCAATGAAAGAAGCCGAGGACATTATTCATGAATTGCGCACCATAAAAGAAGAACACAAATCCTTCAAGGATCACGAGCTGATTAACGCGAAGAAACGGTTAGAAGGCGCTATGCCTGCTTTTGAAAAGTCCAAGAAACCGGAAAAGCCGAAAACGCAAAAACGCGACTTTAAGCCTGGCGACGAGGTGAAAGTCCTCACTTTCGGGCAAAAAGGAACATTGCTCGAAAAAACAGGCGGCAATGAATGGAACGTTCAAATCGGTATTTTAAAGATGAAAGTAAAAGAAAAAGATCTGGAGTTTATCAAATCAGCTCCGGAGCCAAAAAAAGAAAAAATGATTACAGCGGTCAAAGGAAAGGACTATCACGTATCGCTTGAACTTGATCTTCGCGGCGAACGCTATGAAAATGCCCTCAGCCGGGTTGAAAAATACTTGGATGATGCGGTGTTAGCCGGATATCCAAGAGTGTCAATCATCCACGGAAAAGGAACCGGCGCTTTAAGAAAAGGCGTACAGGATCTTCTGAAAAACCACCGCAGCGTCAAAAGTTCCCGTTTCGGTGAAGCAGGTGAGGGAGGATCAGGCGTTACGGTTGTTGAACTAAAATAA
- the polX gene encoding DNA polymerase/3'-5' exonuclease X (Evidence 1a: Function from experimental evidences in the studied strain; PubMedId: 18776221, 18938175, 28254425; Product type e: enzyme): MHKKDIIRLLETIAVYMELKGDNPFKVSAFRKAAAALEQDDRSLSEMDDMMSLSGIGKGTYSVIKEYIDEGKSSTLESLQKEVPEGLVPLLKLPGLGGKKIAKLYKELGVHDAESLKEACEQQKVQGLAGFGKKSEEKILQALGEAGKQPERFPIGYALRIAREIEEHLSQFTHIIKFSRAGSLRRARETVKDLDYIIATDHPAEVREQLLELPNIKSVIASGDTKVSVILSFEYETSVDFRLVTEEQFPTTLHHFTGSKDHNIKMRQIAKERGERISEYGVETVETGEIKTFPSEREFYAHFGLPLIPPEIRESGQEVETYSDSIELIELGQIKGDLHMHSTWSDGAFSIREMAEACIKKGYQYMAITDHSQYLKVANGLTAERLKQQAKEIDALNAEFENFRILKGVEMDILPDGTLDYDDDVLAEMDIVIASIHSSFNQPEHVIMKRLETALTNKHVDIIAHPTGRLIGRRAGYEIDIDQLIELARKTNTALELNANPARLDLRTEHLMKANEQGVTLVINTDAHNIEMLDDMKTGVTAARKGWTETKNVLNARSLKDVEAFLKRND, encoded by the coding sequence ATGCATAAAAAAGATATTATCCGGCTGCTTGAAACCATTGCAGTCTATATGGAACTCAAAGGGGACAACCCGTTTAAAGTATCCGCCTTCCGAAAAGCGGCGGCAGCTCTGGAACAGGACGACCGAAGCTTATCAGAAATGGACGATATGATGTCGCTGTCCGGCATTGGAAAAGGAACGTACAGCGTCATTAAAGAGTATATAGATGAAGGAAAGTCAAGCACGCTCGAATCGCTTCAGAAAGAAGTGCCGGAAGGACTCGTGCCTTTATTGAAGCTGCCGGGGCTCGGCGGCAAAAAAATCGCAAAGCTGTATAAAGAGCTCGGCGTACACGATGCAGAATCTCTGAAGGAAGCCTGTGAGCAGCAAAAGGTCCAGGGTCTTGCGGGCTTCGGCAAAAAATCGGAAGAAAAAATATTACAGGCGCTCGGGGAAGCCGGAAAACAGCCTGAACGGTTCCCGATCGGCTACGCCCTCCGGATCGCGCGGGAAATTGAGGAGCATCTTTCTCAATTTACGCATATCATCAAATTTTCTCGTGCCGGAAGTCTCCGCAGAGCGCGGGAAACGGTGAAGGATCTGGATTATATCATTGCTACAGATCATCCGGCTGAAGTAAGAGAGCAGCTTCTTGAGCTGCCAAACATCAAAAGCGTGATCGCAAGCGGAGATACGAAGGTGTCCGTCATCCTTTCCTTTGAATATGAAACAAGCGTCGATTTCCGTCTTGTGACGGAAGAGCAGTTTCCGACAACACTCCATCATTTTACGGGATCAAAGGATCACAATATTAAGATGCGCCAAATCGCCAAAGAACGCGGCGAGCGGATCAGTGAATACGGCGTTGAGACAGTTGAAACCGGAGAGATCAAAACATTTCCGAGTGAACGTGAATTTTATGCGCACTTCGGCCTGCCGCTGATTCCGCCGGAAATTCGTGAAAGCGGACAGGAAGTGGAAACCTACAGCGACAGCATTGAACTGATAGAGCTCGGGCAAATCAAAGGTGATCTCCACATGCACTCAACGTGGAGCGATGGCGCATTTTCGATCAGAGAGATGGCTGAAGCCTGCATCAAAAAAGGCTATCAATACATGGCGATCACCGATCACTCACAATATTTAAAGGTCGCCAACGGGCTTACTGCAGAAAGACTTAAGCAGCAGGCAAAAGAAATTGACGCGCTGAATGCAGAGTTTGAAAACTTCCGTATTTTGAAAGGCGTTGAGATGGATATCCTGCCTGACGGTACGCTCGATTATGATGACGATGTGCTTGCGGAAATGGATATCGTTATTGCATCGATTCATTCCAGTTTTAATCAGCCGGAACACGTGATTATGAAACGGCTTGAGACGGCACTGACAAACAAGCATGTTGACATTATCGCACACCCGACCGGGCGCCTTATCGGCAGACGGGCCGGTTACGAAATCGATATTGATCAGCTGATTGAGCTTGCGAGGAAAACAAATACGGCGCTTGAACTCAATGCCAACCCTGCGCGCCTTGATCTGCGCACAGAGCATTTAATGAAAGCAAACGAACAAGGGGTTACATTGGTGATTAATACTGATGCCCATAATATTGAGATGTTAGACGATATGAAAACTGGCGTTACTGCCGCGCGCAAAGGATGGACGGAAACGAAAAACGTTCTGAATGCCCGGTCGCTTAAAGACGTAGAGGCATTTCTGAAGCGCAACGATTAA